One Euphorbia lathyris chromosome 1, ddEupLath1.1, whole genome shotgun sequence DNA segment encodes these proteins:
- the LOC136221607 gene encoding uncharacterized protein: protein MELEQEIEKRKSEYRVLEAKFRDLEAQNEFRSHGTCVEHKINLLMAESDAAFWKRKFKELESRLYEMGGINSCSVSGAAAAADLSFSEDSPTPLAVEEGISSNSEDSPTPLAVEGISSNFEGKYHRDEEEEQVREDLFSESEEITPAASRTLELISDSDVEAYIRREAETKKDKIPSAITSKRKRFAESDEEDEILCKSERRNKKFKSDMVSAKEQQTDDELLLSTNSEHERRFGKFDAMIRGRGSDSAQFLPKRRRSRKTKPPR from the exons ATGGAACTTGAACAGGAGATTGAGAAGAGGAAGAGTGAGTACCGAGTTCTTGAGGCTAAGTTCAGGGATTTAGAAGCCCAAAATGAATTTAGAAGCCATGGAACTTGTGttgagcataaaattaatctacTCATGGCTGAAAGTGATGCTGCTTTTTGGAAACGAAAGTTCAAGGAATTAGAGTCGCGGCTCTATGAGATGGGTGGCATCAACAGTTGTTCTGTTTCAG gagcagcagcagcagcagatCTTTCCTTTTCCGAAGATAGCCCCACTCCTTTAGCAGTGGAAGAAGGTATTTCTTCCAATTCCGAAGATAGCCCCACTCCTTTAGCAGTGGAAggtatttcttccaattttgaAGGGAAATACCATagagacgaagaagaagaacaagtcaGAGAAGATTTATTCTCTGAATCCGAGGAGATTACACCAGCCGCTTCCCGCACTCTTGAACTCATTTCCGATAGCGATGTTGAAGCTTACATCCGTAGAGAAGCTGAAACTAAAAAGGATAAGATTCCTTCTGCTATAACTTCTAAACGAAAAAGATTTGCTGAGAGTGACGAAGAAGACGAGATTTTGTGCAAATCTGAAAGAAGAAATAAGAAGTTTAAATCAGACATGGTTTCAGCCAAGGAACAACAAACTGATGATGAACTGCTGCTTAGCACCAACTCAGAGCATGAGCGACGATTTGGCAAATTTGATGCTATGATCAG GGGAAGGGGAAGTGATTCTGCTCAGTTTCTTCCTAAAAGGCGGCGATCTAGAAAAACCAAACCACCACGTTGA
- the LOC136224252 gene encoding uncharacterized protein yields the protein MNMEEVETKVANCELDCKEVVTKSGCDELEERSKNAEARVIELELEIEKRKKEYEDLEAKFRELEAQNKSIEVELKTFRTGNNEIKRHPNSVEGKNKVDLTGEGDRENVIDQLMAVNRVLECEKREAESEVVVWKDKFKELELWLSQIDAPKVRGARVKGENQPDVKSNMGELLVNEKSVEGSGVTSCVPCIGIDNLHLPASGTQYKDSPRSHTPLAGEGICSNFEGKYHREVRKHLSFDEERSLSKKIAPTTPGTSKPADFNVINIYDSDYESDIHVSTEHVILDGKKDEICLQDYEEDVNECRDKISSVITSKRKRVAKMVTSDTESDEDDNIPISKLKKMHNISGVENSDVNGCLESLPPKNGNARFGGSHSRRRLVTLRQCEEKVKKVSPTSNDVDGDSEEVGSESEGESLDGFIVNSSSSSSDPSSAHDVQSHSESESEGFHEILSKLERSKDKKCKWEFEADMLSAFGKDLELCMRGVCAVYRQQTADEQLSKESKHENSCGFSKFDALRGSELAEFLMDGDPEGDLKKSKEQLEEYGSSAVDLCRTLATRYSKQLFEIYKNKEDPLFLP from the exons ATGAATATGGAAGAAGTGGAAACTAAAGTTGCTAATTGTGAGCTAGACTGTAAGGAAGTCGTGACCAAGTCTGGATGTGATGAATTGGAAGAAAGGAGTAAGAATGCTGAAGCAAGGGTTATCGAACTTGAATTGGAGATCGAGAAGAGAAAGAAGGAGTACGAAGACCTTGAGGCTAAGTTTAGGGAGTTAGAAGCTCAAAATAAGTCTATTGAAGTTGAACTGAAAACCTTTAGAACAGGGAATAATGAAATTAAAAGACATCCAAATTCTGTTGAGGGCAAAAACAAGGTTGATTTAACAGGGGAAGGAGATAGGGAAAATGTAATTGATCAACTTATGGCTGTAAATCGTGTTTTGGAATGTGAGAAGAGGGAGGCGGAAAGTGAGGTTGTTGTTTGGAAAGATAAGTTTAAGGAATTGGAGTTGTGGCTCTCTCAGATTGATGCCCCTAAAGTAAGAGGTGCTCGTGTTAAAGGTGAAAACCAACCAGATGTGAAATCCAACATGGGGGAGCTTCTGGTGAATGAGAAATCAGTTGAGGGTTCAGGAGTCACCAGCTGTGTCCCTTGTATAGGCATCGATAATTTGCATTTGCCTGCTTCTG GTACACAATACAAAGATAGCCCACGCAGCCACACTCCTTTAGCAGGGGAAGGTATCTGTTCGAATTTTGAAGGGAAATACCACAGAGAAGTCAGAAAACATTTATCCTTTGACGAAGAAAGAAGCCTTAGCAAAAAGATTGCTCCAACCACCCCTGGCACTAGTAAGCCTGCAGATTTCAATGTCATCAATATTTACGATAGCGATTATGAATCTGATATCCATGTATCAACTGAGCATGTAATTTTGGATGGTAAAAAAGATGAGATTTGCCTTCAGGATTATGAAGAAGATGTGAATGAATGCAGAGATAAGATTTCATCTGTTATAACTTCTAAAAGAAAAAGAGTTGCTAAAATGGTCACTAGTGATACTGAGAGTGACGAAGATGACAACATTCCAATATCGAAACTAAAAAAGATGCATAATATTTCCGGGGTGGAAAATTCTGATGTAAATGGCTGCTTAGAATCTCTGCCTCCTAAGAATGGAAATGCCCGGTTTGGTGGATCACATTCAAGGCGACGCTTGGTGACCTTGAGGCAGTGTgaagaaaaagttaaaaaagtaAGTCCTACAAGCAACGATGTTGATGGTGACTCCGAGGAAGTTGGATCAGAAAGTGAGGGTGAGAGCTTGGATGGATTTATTGTTAATAGCTCTAGCTCTAGCTCAGATCCATCTAGTGCTCATGATGTTCAAAGCCATTCAGAAAGCGAGTCGGAAGGTTTCCATGAGATTTTGAGCAAACTTGAAAGAAGCAAGGATAAGAAGTGTAAATGGGAGTTTGAAGCAGACATGCTTTCAGCCTTTGGTAAAGACCTTGAACTGTGTATGAGAGGTGTATGTGCTGTGTATAGACAGCAAACTGCTGATGAACAGCTTAGCAAGGAATCAAAGCATGAGAACAGCTGTGGATTTAGCAAATTTGATGCTCTCAG GGGAAGTGAGTTGGCTGAGTTTCTTATGGATGGAGATCCAGAAGGCGATCTAAAGAAATCTAAGGAGCAGCTGGAGGAGTATGGCTCCAGTGCAGTTGATCTGTGCAGAACATTGGCAACCCGCTACTCTAAACAACTGTTTGAGATCTACAAAAACAAAGAGGATCCTCTTTTTCTTCCATGA
- the LOC136224259 gene encoding mitochondrial carrier protein MTM1, with amino-acid sequence MAEVERTRNPWVNSETTSRAELNSSDLLMSESMVIDEAEHRFSAPQPCQSNSEPEWKLGFGERAFSAAGAAFLSAIIVNPLDVAKTRLQAQAAGVAYSHPLSNIISRMALFGPNMMFADLRCSPSCSRAGVHGTVSICPPDCFQYKGTLDVFYKIIRQEGFSRLWRGTNAGLALAIPTVGIYLPCYDVFRNRMENFTSQNIPGVTPYVPLVAGSLARSLACATCYPIELAKTRMQAFKATESVKPPGVLKTLLEVLSHVKSTHNVQNDLRGYRVLWTGMGAQLARDVPFSAICWSTLEPIRRRLLGLVGEESSAVNVFGANFSAGFVAGSLAAAATCPLDVAKTRRQIERDPLRALQMTTRQVLKEVWRDGGMKALFTGVGPRVGRAGPSVGIVVSFYEVVKHVLHQQYAAT; translated from the exons ATGGCAGAGGTTGAGCGAACTCGAAACCCGTGGGTGAATTCAGAGACGACCTCTAGAGCCGAATTGAACAGTAGCGACTTGTTGATGTCGGAATCGATGGTGATAGACGAGGCGGAGCATAGGTTTTCTGCTCCCCAGCCTTGCCAATCTAATAGTGAACCTGAATGGAAACTAGGGTTTGGTGAAAGAGCTTTTTCTGCCGCCGGAGCTGCGTTTCTATCAGCAATTATAGTTAATCCTCTTGATGTTGCAAAG ACAAGGTTGCAAGCGCAGGCTGCAGGAGTTGCTTACTCCCATCCTCTAAGCAACATTATCAGTCGAATGGCATTGTTTGGGCCGAACATG ATGTTTGCTGATCTAAGGTGCTCACCTTCATGTTCTCGTGCTGGAGTTCATGGAACCGTTTCAATTTGCCCTCCAGATTGTTTTCAGTACAAAGGAACTCTAGATGTCTTCTATAAAATCATACGGCAG GAAGGATTTTCTAGGCTATGGAGGGGCACAAATGCTGGTCTCGCTTTGGCTATACCCACG GTTGGAATATACCTACCATGTTATGATGTATTTCGCAACCGGATGGAGAATTTTACCTCACAGAATATTCCTGGTGTGACACCATATGTGCCCCTGGTAGCAGGCTCATTAGCACGATCTTTGGCCTGTGCAACTTGCTATCCTATTGAACTTGCAAAAACTCGCATGCAG GCATTTAAAGCAACTGAAAGTGTGAAACCTCCTGGAGTTTTGAAAACCCTCCTAGAAGTCCTTTCCCATGTCAAGAGTACACATAACGTGCAAAACGACT TGAGAGGCTATCGTGTCTTATGGACTGGCATGGGGGCGCAGCTTGCTCGTGATGTTCCATTCTCTGCAATTTGTTGGTCGACCCTTGAGCCA ATCAGGAGAAGATTATTAGGTTTGGTTGGTGAGGAATCTAGTGCGGTAAACGTATTTGGAGCAAACTTCTCAGCTGGTTTTGTAGCCGGGAGTCTTGCTGCTGCTGCTACTTGTCCTCTAGATGTTGCTAAAACTCGAAGACAAATAGAG AGGGATCCTCTTAGGGCATTACAGATGACAACACGCCAAGTGTTGAAGGAGGTTTGGAG GGATGGGGGAATGAAGGCACTGTTCACAGGTGTTGGACCTCGTGTTGGGCGTGCAGGGCCGTCAGTTGGGATTGTGGTCTCGTTTTATGAAGTTGTGAAGCATGTTCTACATCAACAGTATGCTGCAACGTGA